The sequence below is a genomic window from Verrucomicrobiia bacterium.
TCCCGCAAATCGGAAATCCCCTCGATGGTTTTGGCGTTCACCAGCTCGGCGATCCGCTCCAAAAGGTTTGCTTTGTTTATTTGATAGGGGATTTCGGAAACGATGATCCGCTGCTTCCCTGATTTTTCGTTCTCGGTAAAAACCTTGGCCCGTAAGGTCAGCCGCCCCTTGCCGGTTTTGAAGTACTCGTGAATGCCCGTGCGTCCGTTGATGATACCGCCGGTCGGAAAATCCGGCCCCTGCACATATTTGAGAAAATCCTCTGAATCCAAATTTGGTTCCTCGATGAGTGCCACCAAGGCGTCGGTAATTTCTTTCAGGTTATGCGGCGGAATATTGGTCGCCATCCCCACGGCAATGCCGGAGCTGCCGTTGCAGACCAGATTCGGAAATTTCCCCGGCAAAACCTTTGGCTCCATCAAAGTGCCGTCGTAGTTCGGGGTAAAATCGACGGTATCCTTTTCCAAATCTGCCAGCATCTCCATCGCCAAAGCGGTCAGCCGGGCTTCCGTATAGCGCATGGCCGCCGGCTCGTCCCCGTCGATGGAGCCGAAGTTTCCCTGCCCCTCGACCAACGGGTAGCGCATGTTGAAATCCTGCGCCATTCGTACCAAAGTGGGATAGACCACCTGCTCCCCGTGGGGGTGGTAGTTGCCGGAGGTGTCGCCGGCGATTTTGGCGCATTTGCGGAAAGGCCGCCCCGGAGCCAGATTCAAATCGTTCATCGCCACCAAAACCCGCCGGTTGGAGGGCTTTAGCCCGTCCCGCACATCCGGCAAGGCCCGGGCGGTGATGACCGACATTGAATAGTCGATGTAGGAGGACTTCATCTCCTCCTCGATAAAGACGCTTAAAACTTTCTGGCGTTCAAACGGCATCATCCCACCTCATTTTGGACTCAAAAGATAGCGAAAAACAGAGGGGAAAACAAGGTTGACGATAAAGAAATCAGACGTTAAATCTAAACAGAATCACATCCCCATCCTGCACCACATATTCTTTTCCCTCCAGCCGCAACTGCCCCTTTTCCTTGGCCTTATGGATGTTGCCGAATTCCTTGAGCTTGTCGTAATGGACGACCTCGGCTCGGATGAACCCTTTTTCAAAATCAGAATGAATCACTCCTGCCGCTTGCGGCGCTTTGGCACCTTTGGGAATTGTCCAAGCCCGCACTTCCGGCTCCCCGGCGGTGAAAAAGGAGATGAGGCCGGAAAGGTGGTAGATGTGGCGAATCATCCCGAAAAGCGCCGGCTCGGTAATCCCCAAATCCACCAAAAAAGCCGACCGGTCCCCTTCCGGCAGTTCGGCGATTTCCGCCTCGATTTCCGCCGAGACGGCATAAAATTCAGAGTGCGGCGTGGGAGCAAAACTCTTTTCAATTTCCCCGCGCCGGAATAAATCCTTCTCGCCGATGTTGATGACCCACAAAACCGGCTTGAGCGAAAGAAACTCGAAGCCGCGAATTGCTTTGCGCTCGTCCGAAGTCAAATCGAGCGAGCGCAAGGGCTGGTTGGTTTCCAAAGAAGTTTTCAACCGCTCCAAAAATTTCACTTCGTCAACCGCTTCCTTATGTCCCCGCTTCAAATCATTGGCCAGCTTCCCCAGCCGTTTTTCCACCGAAATCAAATCGGAAAAAACCAGTTCCGCGTTCAAATCATCGATATCCCGTTGCGGATTGACGCTCCCTTTCGGATGAATCACGCTCGGGTTTTCGAAGGCGGCGATGACCGCCACCAGCGAATCGGCCTGGCGCAGATAGGCGGGAAGCTCGTGCGGGCCAGACTTCGGTTCGTCTAGGGCCTGCGAATCCCAAAACTCGATTTCGGCATAAGTGGTTTTTTTCGGCCGGTACAGTTCGGCCAAAAAATCGATGCGGGAATCGGGGACTTTCACCACCCCTTTGTCATACCCTTCCTTGCGTCCTCCGGCGTGGTGTCCTTTGTGGCCGAGCAGGGCCCGAAAAAGGGTCGATTTCCCCGCTTGGGGATACCCCAAAATGCCGATTTGCATGTTACTGGGCGGTTACCGTTTCCGGCTGGTGGCGGACAATCCGTCCGCCGGTAAAGAGAGGCACGATCGGGACGGAATCCAACTGGGCGGCTGCGCGGATGTCCGACTCAAAGCCGAGCGTGACCAAATATTTCCCGTGGAAGGAGCTGCGCAAAGCGGCATACAAATCCGCCTCCTCCCGGCGGAAAAGTTGCAGCGCCGCCCGGGCCCCGTCGTTTTTCTCCAGTTCCCGCCCCAACTTCTTTTCCAGCTCGGCGATATATTTCCCCCCGGTCACGGCATCTTCGAAGGAAAACTTCCCCGCCGATCCGGAACAGATAATCGCGGCATCTTTTTTCTCCCGCACGGCAAAACGCAAGACCTCCGACAGATTGACCAAACCGCCGATGAGGCAGAAGGCCCCTTGTCCCCCTTTAAGCATCGCCTTGGAGCCGTTGGTGGAGCAGAAAATCAAGGCCTTCTCCTTGACTGTCTTCGGCTCGTACTCGGCGGGGGAATTTCCCAAGTCGAACCCTTCAATCTTTACACCGTCCCGCTCCCCGCAGAGCAAGACATGTTCTTTCCCCAATTTCTGTTTGAGCTCCCCCGCCGCGTCGATGGAAGCGACCGGGATGATTTCCCGCGCCCCGCTGGCCAAAGCCACGGCTGCGGTGGTGGAAGCCCGCAAAACGTCAATTACGACGACCAGCTTGTCGGCCAAGTCGCCGTCCTGCACTTCCGCCGGTGTAAAATACAAATCAATTTTGTTCATCTAATTTCTTTTTCCCTCTCTTCTTTGGGATGCCAATTTTGCCTATTTCCGCGTGCCGTTTTTGTAAAACGGCGCCGGCACGACAACCGCCGCTGCATTTTTGCCGCGAATCTCAATTTCCAGCTTCCTCCCAACCTCGGCCAGAGCCGTAGGAACGTACCCCAAGCCGATCCCTTTCTCCAAGGATGGGGAAAAGGTTCCCGAAGTTACTTCTCCCACTTTTTGCCCGCCGGAAAAAATGCCGCACCCCTTGCGGGGAATCGCTTTTTCGGTCATTTCAAAACAGACCAGCTTCCTTTTAAGCCCCGCGGCTTTCAGCTTTTCAGTCGGCCCTTTGCCGATAAAATCCCCCTTGGCCAGCTTGACCACCCAGCCCAGCCCCGCTTCCAAGGGATTGGTGGTGGCGTCTATGTCGTTGCCATAGAGCATGTACTTCATTTCCAGCCGTAGGGTATCGCGCGCCCCCAGACCGATCGGCTCGATGTCGAATTCCCTGCCCGCCTCCATAACTTTACTCCAGAAATACTCCGCCCGCTCGGGGGTCATATACAGCTCGAACCCGTCTTCCCCCGTATAGCCTGTTCGGGAAAAAAGAATTTCCTCGCCGCAGACTCTATCGTTTGCCGCCTTGTAATACCCCAGTTTGGGCAAATCATAATCGGTCAGCTTGGCCATCAGCACTTCCGCCTTTGGTCCTTGGATGGCGATTAAGGCTGTTCGGTCGCTTTCGTCGGTCAAAGTCACAGCGTTCGGCTTATGGGATACCAGCCAGTCAAAATCCTTCTCGATATTGGCGGCGTTTACCACCAATAAATAACTGTCCGGCAAATGATAAATCAGCAAATCGTCGACAATACCCCCTTCCGGATAGCACATCATTGAATACTGCACGTCCCAAACAGCCAATTTGGCCACGTCATTGGTGGTGACTTTCTGCAGAAACTCCAAGGCCCTGGTGCCGGTAACCCGAAACTCCCCCATATGGGATAAATCGAAAACTCCGACCGAGCTGCGGACTTTCCGGTGCTCCTCGGAAATGCCGCGGTAGGAAACCGGCATATAAAACCCGGCAAACGGAACCATTTTGGCCCCGGCCGCTTCGTGCAAATCGGATAGCGGAGTTTTTTTCACCCCTTCAACAACTTG
It includes:
- the gcvT gene encoding glycine cleavage system aminomethyltransferase GcvT, whose protein sequence is MKKTPLSDLHEAAGAKMVPFAGFYMPVSYRGISEEHRKVRSSVGVFDLSHMGEFRVTGTRALEFLQKVTTNDVAKLAVWDVQYSMMCYPEGGIVDDLLIYHLPDSYLLVVNAANIEKDFDWLVSHKPNAVTLTDESDRTALIAIQGPKAEVLMAKLTDYDLPKLGYYKAANDRVCGEEILFSRTGYTGEDGFELYMTPERAEYFWSKVMEAGREFDIEPIGLGARDTLRLEMKYMLYGNDIDATTNPLEAGLGWVVKLAKGDFIGKGPTEKLKAAGLKRKLVCFEMTEKAIPRKGCGIFSGGQKVGEVTSGTFSPSLEKGIGLGYVPTALAEVGRKLEIEIRGKNAAAVVVPAPFYKNGTRK
- the ychF gene encoding redox-regulated ATPase YchF — its product is MQIGILGYPQAGKSTLFRALLGHKGHHAGGRKEGYDKGVVKVPDSRIDFLAELYRPKKTTYAEIEFWDSQALDEPKSGPHELPAYLRQADSLVAVIAAFENPSVIHPKGSVNPQRDIDDLNAELVFSDLISVEKRLGKLANDLKRGHKEAVDEVKFLERLKTSLETNQPLRSLDLTSDERKAIRGFEFLSLKPVLWVINIGEKDLFRRGEIEKSFAPTPHSEFYAVSAEIEAEIAELPEGDRSAFLVDLGITEPALFGMIRHIYHLSGLISFFTAGEPEVRAWTIPKGAKAPQAAGVIHSDFEKGFIRAEVVHYDKLKEFGNIHKAKEKGQLRLEGKEYVVQDGDVILFRFNV
- a CDS encoding DNA gyrase subunit A, whose product is MPFERQKVLSVFIEEEMKSSYIDYSMSVITARALPDVRDGLKPSNRRVLVAMNDLNLAPGRPFRKCAKIAGDTSGNYHPHGEQVVYPTLVRMAQDFNMRYPLVEGQGNFGSIDGDEPAAMRYTEARLTALAMEMLADLEKDTVDFTPNYDGTLMEPKVLPGKFPNLVCNGSSGIAVGMATNIPPHNLKEITDALVALIEEPNLDSEDFLKYVQGPDFPTGGIINGRTGIHEYFKTGKGRLTLRAKVFTENEKSGKQRIIVSEIPYQINKANLLERIAELVNAKTIEGISDLR
- a CDS encoding 2-phosphosulfolactate phosphatase, encoding MNKIDLYFTPAEVQDGDLADKLVVVIDVLRASTTAAVALASGAREIIPVASIDAAGELKQKLGKEHVLLCGERDGVKIEGFDLGNSPAEYEPKTVKEKALIFCSTNGSKAMLKGGQGAFCLIGGLVNLSEVLRFAVREKKDAAIICSGSAGKFSFEDAVTGGKYIAELEKKLGRELEKNDGARAALQLFRREEADLYAALRSSFHGKYLVTLGFESDIRAAAQLDSVPIVPLFTGGRIVRHQPETVTAQ